The Streptomyces bacillaris sequence GGCGTACTCCGCCCGCTTCTACAAGAACGTCGGCCTCAACGAAGACGGCTCCACCCCCGAGGGCTTCACCTTCATCTCCCGCACCGCGCCGCTCGGCACCAAAGTGACCAAGGCCACCGCGGACGAGGCCACCGTCGAGGTCTGGTGCACCGGGCTCATCGGACTCGCCGGTGAGGGTTCGACCAAGCCGGTGACCGACGGCTGGTTCACCATCACCATGGAGCTGGCATGGATCGACGGCGACTGGAAGGCCGTCACCCACTCCCAGAAGGACGGCCCCGCACCGGTGGGCGGCGACACCCGGGCCTCCAGCGCCGACGAGATCGCTGACGCGGTCAATGGGTTCGGAGGATTCACCTATGCCCGGTAGCCCACGCCTGCGCGTCGCTTCCTTCGCCGCCACGCTGGCGGCAGCGGTGCCCGTGTCCGTAGCCGCTCTCGCCACTCCGGCAGCGGCTGATCCGACCCCGACGCCGACCCCCACTCCGAGCCCGAGCGCCAGCAACGACCCCTGCGACCTGATCCACGGCCCCGCCCGCGACTACTGCGAGAACGGCGAAGGCGCCAGCACCCGCGCCCCCACCGACATCGACAACCCCGCCGACCCCCTCACCTCCCTCGCCCAAGGCTGCGCCGACGCCGCCGCCTGGATCGTGGGGAAGCTGAGCGAGGCCGTCGAGTCCACGGCCAACGTCGACTTCACGAACCCCAAGTTCCTCCAGCAGTACGCCGTCATCTTCGCGGCCTCCACCGTCCTCACCCTCGTCCTCTGGCTCCTCGCCGTGGCCAAGCGGGCCATCCGCGGCGTCCCCCTCACCACCGCGATCTCCGAGGCCGTCGGCTTCCTCTGGCTCACCGTCCTCGCCTCCGCCTTCACCCCGCTGATCCTCTACACGATCGTCTCCGCCACCGACGGGGTCACCGACGTCATCGCCTCCTCCACCGGAGGCCAGACCGACGTGTTCTTCGGCTCGTTCGCCGAGGCCCTCAAGAAGGGCACCGACATCGGCGGCGGACCGATCATGCTGATCGTCGTCTCGCTCGTCTCGATCGTCGCCGCCGGCATCCTCTGGCTGGAGCTGGTCATCCGCGCCGCCCTGCTCTACGTCGGCGCCCTGCTCGGCATCGTCGTCTACGCCGGTCTCGTCGACAAGAACATGTGGGGCCACGTCCGCCGCTGGGCCGGCATCATGATCGCGGTGATCATGGTCAAGCCGGTCATCGTCATCGTCCTCGGTCTCGCCGGAGCGCTCTCCGCCGGCGACGGCCCCGACGCCTTCTCCGCCGTCGTCTCCGGCCTCGCCATCATCCTGCTCGCCATCTTCGCCTCCGCCATGATCTACCGCTTCGTCCCCGGCTTCGGCGACGAGATCCAGGGCGCCCGCACCAACCGCAAGCAGGCCACCGACGGCGCCCAGGCCGCCGCCCTCATCAGCTCCCCCGCCGCCCTCGTCTCCCAGGGCATCAAGACCCACAGCGGCCGCACCGAGCAGGGCGGCGGAGGCGGCGCCCGCCCCGCCAACCCGGCCAGCGGCGGCGTCGCCGCACACAGCTCCCGTACCTCCGGAAGAGGCGGGGGCGGGGTCGGCGGCGGATCTGTCCCCTCCGCCGCACCCTCGCCCCGCAGCGGGTCCGCACCCACGTCCGGGACCCCCCACAGCAGCCGCCCCTTCCGGGGAGGCGGCTCCGGCAGCACAGGTAACTCGAGCACAGGAGGTGGAGGGCGTTGACGACTCAGTCCCACACGATGACGCCCCGCCGTACGTATCTCATCGGCCGCGCCCGGCCGAACGCGATCGTCGGCAAGAACCGCGAGTCCGGCGAGATCGCCCTGATCATCGCCGGCGCGTTCCTCGGCATGATGAGCGGACTCCTCGTCCCCGTCCTCTCCCTCCGCATCGTCTGCCTCGTCGGCTTCCCGATGCTGGCCCTCGCCGTCGTGTACGTCCCGTACAAGGGCCGCACCTTCTACAAGTGGTTCGAGATCAACCGCAGCTTCAAGCGCTCCCTGCGCCGCGGCACCGCCTACCGCTCCGGCGCCATGGAGGCGGGCGTCCGCGCCGACGGCCGCGAGGTCGAGATCGGCCCGCCCCCCGGCATCGGCCGCATCAGCTGGCTCGCCGCCCCCTTCGGCCCCGACGAGATCGCCGTACTCCTCCACGCCGACCGGCGCACCGTCACCGCCGCCATCGAGATCGAGGGCCCCGGCGTCGGCCTCCGCGACAGCGAGGACCAGGAGGCCCTGGTCGACCGGTTCGGCACCCTCCTCAAGCACGTGGCCAACGGCGACGGCTTCGTCACCCGCCTCCAGATGCTCGCCCGCACCCTCCCCGCCGACCCCGACGCCCACGCCAAGGACGTCGCCCAGCGCGGCGACAAGCACGCCCCCGGCTGGCTCCAGGACTCCTACGACCAGCTCCAGTCCATGGTCTCCACCTCCAGCGAGCAGCACCGCGCCTACCTCGTCGCCTGCATGCACTACAGCCGCGAACTCGCCGCCGAGGCCAACGCCATCGCCCGCGCCGCCCGCCCCCACAGCGGCCGCCGGCTCGACCGCGACGCCGGACTCGCCATCGTCATGGCCCGCGAGCTGACCGACATCTGCGCCCGCCTCGCCGAGGCCGACATCCGGGTCCGCCAGCCGCTCGGCCAGAGCCGCCTGGCCTCCCTCGTGCACTCCATGTACGACCCCGACCACCCCATCGACCACATCCAGGCGATGACCAAGCGCAACGCCTGGCCCGCCGAACTGGACGCGGTCGAGCCCACGTTCCTCCAGGCCAAGACCCGCGAGTCCACCACCCGCGCCCCCTGGTGCCACGCCACGGCCTGGGTGAAGGAGTGGCCGATGACCCCCGTCGGCGTCAACTTCCTCGCCCCGCTCCTCGTCCACACCCCCGACGTCATCCGTACCGTCGCCGTCTGCATGGACCTCGAACCCACCGAGGTCGCCATCGAGCGCATGCTCACCGAGAAGACCAACGACGACGCCGAGGCCAGCCGCCAGGCCAAGATGAACCGCACCGTCGACCCCCGCGACATCGCCGCCCACGGCCGGCTCGACCAGCGGGGTGAAGATCTCGCCAGCGGTGCGGCCGGGGTCAACCTGGTGGGGTACATCACGGTGTCGTCCCGTTCCCCCGAGGCCCTCGCCCGCGACAAGCGGACGATCCGCGCCTCGGCCGGCAAGTCGTATCTCAAGCTGGAGTGGTGCGACCGCGAGCACCACCGCGCCTTCGTGAACACCCTCCCGTTCGCCACCGGCATCCGTCGCTGACCCGGGCACCACGTCCCGTCCCGTCACCCCCGCCACCCACCCGCAGGAAGAACCCCAACAAGAGAGGGCGCCCACGCCATGCGAGACCCCCTGTCCGCATTGTCGGATGCCTTCACCTCCTTCCTCTTCGGCAAGGTGGAGACGACCCGGCTCCCCGTCCGTACGTCGACGGGCCAGGCCCAGGCCGTCTACCTCCCCACCGCCGCCCCCGGCCTCGGCGACTCCGGCGTGATCATCGGCCGCGAGGTCTACAGCGGCAAGGGCTACATCTACGACCCCTTCCAGCTGTACGGGCAGCAGCTCCCCGCCCCCCACTGGCTCGTCCTCGGCGAGTCCGGCAACGGCAAGTCGGCGCTGGAGAAGACCTACGTCCTGCGCCAGCTCCGCTTCCGCGACCGCCAGGTCGTCGTCCTGGACGCCCAGGGCGAGGACGGCGTCGGCGAATGGAATCTCATCGCCCAGGAGCTGGGGATAACCCCCATCCGCCTGGACCCGACCGCCGCCCTCAACGGCGGCATCCGCCTCAACCCCCTCGACCCCTCCATCACCACCACCGGCCAGCTCGCCCTGCTCCGTACGATCATCGAAGTCGCGATGGGCCACGGGCTCGATGAGCGGTCCGGCTTCGCGCTGAAGGTCGCCCACGCCTACGTCACCGCGACCATCACCGAACGCCAGCCGGTCCTGATGGACATCGTGGAGCAACTGCGCCACCCCAAGCCCGAGTCGGCCGAGGCGATGAACGTCGACATAGACGATGTACGGGCCTGGGGCCTGGACGTCGCCCTCGTCCTGGACCGGCTCGTCGACGGTGACCTGCGCGGCATGTTCGACGGCCCCACCACCGCCGGCATCGACCTGGACGCGCCCCTCATCGTCTTCGACCTCTCGCACATCGACCGCAACTCGATCGCGATGCCGATCCTCATGGCAATCGTCGGCGTCTGGCTGGAGCACACCTGGATCCGGCCCGACCGCAAGAAGCGCATCTTCCTGGTCGAGGAGGCGTGGCACATCATCAACTCGCCCTTCGTCGCCCAGCTCTTCCAGCGCCTGCTGAAGTTCGGACGCCGGCTCGGCCTCTCGTTCGTCGCCGTCGTCCACCACCTCAGCGACGTCGTGGACGGAGCAGCGGCGAAGGAGGCGGCGGCCATCCTCAAGATGGCCTCCACCCGCACGATCTACGCCCAGAAGACGGACGAGGCCAGAGCCACCGGGCGGGTTATCGGCCTGCCCCGCTGGGCCGTCGAGATCATCCCGACGCTCACCCCCGGCATCGCGGTCTGGGACGTCAACGGCAACGTACAGGTCGTCAAACATCTGATCACCGAAGCTGAACGCCCCCTCGTCTTCACCGACCGCGCCATGACCGAGGGCTCGGCCGCGGACCCGGACGACCTGCTCCCCGACGACCTCCGCGCCGCGGAGCTGGAGACGGAGCAGCGGGCGGCCCGGATCGAGAACCAGCAGCGGCTGAACGAGTCGTCCCGGTCCACGGTGGCCTGACATGGCACGCAGACCAGCAGCACAGGGCCCGACCCCGGAGCGGGGCCGCCACCACCAGGCCCGCCGGCACAGCCCCCGCCAGGAGGAATCCGGCGGCGGGGGCATCCCCGACGGTCTGCTGCTCGGGCTGATCGGCTTCCTCTTCGCGGCGACCCTGCTCGCCTGGACGGCCACCGGCCTGGCCGGCCTCTTCACCCACGGCTCCTGGCCGGACAACGTCACCTTCACCCGAACCCCCCTGGCTCTGCGCGAACTGGCCACGGCCCCACAGGACCTCGCGGCCGCCTGGCCCCACACACCCCCGTCCCAGCTCTCCGGCTACGGCCTGTTCTGGGGCCTCTTCATCGGCGAGCTGATGGTGCTGGTCGTGCTGACGGTGTTCGTGCTGGGGTCCGTGGCCCGTTGGCGGGTGGTACGGGAACGACGCCGCGAGGAGCGCCTGTACGGCTCGTACGGGACACCCCACCAGCCCGAGAACCCTCACACGCCCGAGAGTCCCCACGCGTCCCACCAGCCCAACGACGTGCCCCACAACGTGCACGAGGCCCCGGCCCCGCACCCGCTCACCCCACCGCCCCCACTCACCAAGTCCCCCGAAACGCCACCCCGACCACAACCACCATCGCACCCGGCCGAGCAGGACACACGCCGGACAACCCCCGAGGCTCCACCCCAGCCACCCCCACCAACTGCCCTCCTACTCCCCTCTCCCCGCACGCCTCTCCTCGTCTACGCCCCCGCCCCCGACCGGCGCCCCACCGTCGTCCAGGCCGTCCGGGAAGCCGAGGGCCCCGCCCTCGTGGTCACCTCGGACCCCACGGTCTGGGCCGAGACGAAGGACGCCCGCGCCAAGCTCGGCCCGGTGCTCGTCTACGACCCCGGCCACCTCTGCGACACCCCGGCCCGCCTCCACTGGCCGCCCACCGCCGACTGCGAGCACCCCGACACCGCCGCCGTACGCGCCGCCGCCCTCCTCGCCCCGGTCCGCCCGCAGGCCAGGATCGACGCGGCGGTGGCCGACACCGCCCAGACGCTCCTCCAGTGCTGGCTGCACGCCGCAGCGGTGGACGGCCGCCCGTTCCGCCAGGTCGCCCGCTGGGCCTCGGGGGCCTCCGCCCACGAACCCGTACGCCTCCTCCGTACGCACCCCAAGGCCGCCTCCGGACTCGCCGGCCTGCTGGAGTCCGCGCTCACGGCCTACCCGGAACGGCGTGAGATCGCCCAGGAGTTGAACGTACGGGCCTTCTCAGCCCTCTCCTCGGTCCACATCCGGGAGGCCTGCACGGCAAATCGATCGGATTCGGCCGCGCTGGCATCTTTTGCCCGCGAGGGGGGAACGCTCTATGTGGTCGGTGAACCCATCGAGGATCCCCGCACCCGCCCCGGCGCGATGCCCCTCCTCACCGCGCTGGCCTCGCACGTGGTCGAGCACGGCCGCCGCATGGCCGCACGGTCATCCGACGGTCGGCTCGACCCACCAATGACGCTGGTCCTGGACGACGTCGCCGCCGTGGCCCCGCTCCCCCAGCTCCCCGAACTACTGGCGAAGGGGCAGGACTTGGGCCTGCCCACGATCGCGCTCCTCCGCTCCCGCGAACAAGGCCGGGCCCGCTGGCAACAACACCTGCACGCCCCCACCCCCGCCCCGGATCAGGCCACCCGGCCTGATCAGCCCGCGGCCCGTAGGAGAGAAGCCCTACCCCCGCCCACGCTCCATCACATACTCCAGTTCCCAGGCGCCCACGTCGCCCGGGACCGCCATCCGCTGCCCGGACGGTACGAATCCGAACCGCCGGTAGAACGCCGCCGCCCGCGGGTTGTCCCCGTGCACATACAGCCGCACCCGCTCCAGCCGGGGCGCGGACAGCGACCAGCACCAGTCCACGGCCACCCGGAACAACGCGTCGGCCACCCCGCTCCCCCGCACCCTGGGCCGGACGAAGACGCCCACCAGATGCCCCTGGGCCACCTCGGGAGCCTCCCCGAAACGGACATCGTCCTCCGGGCGCTCGACCAGCGCGGTGACCGTGCCCACCCACTCCCCTTCGGGCGACTCCGCGACGAACTGCCGTACGTCCCCGCCCTCGGCAGCCGCCGCCGTACGGTCCTGCCAGAAGGCATCCGGCCGCGCGACCGCCGCCTCGTACGAATCCAGGAACGCCACGGGAGCCACCGGGTCCTGAAGGGCCTCCAGCCGCAGCTGCCTGGCGAGCGGCCACTCATCGGCCCGCACGGAACGCATCACGTATCTCATGGCCCGATCCTCGCCCCGACCCGCACCCGCCTCAACCGAGTAAGTGAGCCTCACAGGCCGCGCTCCGGCCCGCTCCATGCCTCTGGCCGGTCCGAGCATCACCATGGCTGCGGGCAGGTGACCGGTCATAGCATTTCTCCCCTGAAACGCAGGAAAGCCCCGCACCATACGGTGCGGGGCTTTCCCACAAAAATTGTTCGGCGGCGTCCTACTCTCCCACAGGGTCCCCCCTGCAGTACCATCGGCGCTGAAAGGCTTAGCTTCCGGGTTCGGAATGTAACCGGGCGTTTCCCTAACGCAATGACCACCGAAACACTATGAAAATTTGAACACCGGGTGTAATCACGGCTGTTCGTTATTTCAGAACTAACACAGTGGACGCGAGCAACTGAGGACAAGCCCTCGGCCTATTAGTACCAGTCAGCTCCACCCCTCACAGGGCTTCCACATCTGGCCTATCAACCCAGTCGTCTACTGGGAGCCTTAACCCCTCAAAGGAGGTGGGAATACTCATCTCGAAGCAGGCTTCCCGCTTAGATGCTTTCAGCGGTTATCCTTTCCGAACGTAGCCAACCAGCCATGCCCTTGGCAGAACAACTGGCACACCAGAGGTTCGTCCGTCCCGGTCCTCTCGTACTAGGGACAGCCCTTCTCAATATTCCTACGCGCACAGCGGATAGGGACCGAACTGTCTCACGACGTTCTAAACCCAGCTCGCGTACCGCTTTAATGGGCGAACAGCCCAACCCTTGGGACCGACTCCAGCCCCAGGATGCGACGAGCCGACATCGAGGTGCCAAACCATCCCGTCGATATGGACTCTTGGGGAAGATCAGCCTGTTATCCCCGGGGTACCTTTTATCCGTTGAGCGACAGCGCTTCCACAAGCCACTGCCGGATCACTAGTCCCGACTTTCGTCCCTGCTCGACCCGTCGGTCTCACAGTCAAGCTCCCTTGTGCACTTACACTCAACACCTGATTACCAACCAGGCTGAGGGAACCTTTGGGCGCCTCCGTTACTCTTTAGGAGGCAACCGCCCCAGTTAAACTACCCATCAGACACTGTCCCTGATCCGGATCACGGACCCAGGTTAGACATCCAGCACGACCAGAGTGGTATTTCAACGACGACTCCACAACCACTGGCGTGGCCGCTTCACAGTCTCCCACCTATCCTACACAAGCCGAACCGAACACCAATATCAAACTATAGTAAAGGTCCCGGGGTCTTTCCGTCCTGCTGCGCGAAACGAGCATCTTTACTCGTAGTGCAATTTCACCGGGCCTATGGTTGAGACAGTCGAGAAGTCGTTACGCCATTCGTGCAGGTCG is a genomic window containing:
- a CDS encoding GNAT family N-acetyltransferase, with the protein product MRYVMRSVRADEWPLARQLRLEALQDPVAPVAFLDSYEAAVARPDAFWQDRTAAAAEGGDVRQFVAESPEGEWVGTVTALVERPEDDVRFGEAPEVAQGHLVGVFVRPRVRGSGVADALFRVAVDWCWSLSAPRLERVRLYVHGDNPRAAAFYRRFGFVPSGQRMAVPGDVGAWELEYVMERGRG
- a CDS encoding SCO6880 family protein, translated to MTTQSHTMTPRRTYLIGRARPNAIVGKNRESGEIALIIAGAFLGMMSGLLVPVLSLRIVCLVGFPMLALAVVYVPYKGRTFYKWFEINRSFKRSLRRGTAYRSGAMEAGVRADGREVEIGPPPGIGRISWLAAPFGPDEIAVLLHADRRTVTAAIEIEGPGVGLRDSEDQEALVDRFGTLLKHVANGDGFVTRLQMLARTLPADPDAHAKDVAQRGDKHAPGWLQDSYDQLQSMVSTSSEQHRAYLVACMHYSRELAAEANAIARAARPHSGRRLDRDAGLAIVMARELTDICARLAEADIRVRQPLGQSRLASLVHSMYDPDHPIDHIQAMTKRNAWPAELDAVEPTFLQAKTRESTTRAPWCHATAWVKEWPMTPVGVNFLAPLLVHTPDVIRTVAVCMDLEPTEVAIERMLTEKTNDDAEASRQAKMNRTVDPRDIAAHGRLDQRGEDLASGAAGVNLVGYITVSSRSPEALARDKRTIRASAGKSYLKLEWCDREHHRAFVNTLPFATGIRR
- a CDS encoding ATP-binding protein, which translates into the protein MRDPLSALSDAFTSFLFGKVETTRLPVRTSTGQAQAVYLPTAAPGLGDSGVIIGREVYSGKGYIYDPFQLYGQQLPAPHWLVLGESGNGKSALEKTYVLRQLRFRDRQVVVLDAQGEDGVGEWNLIAQELGITPIRLDPTAALNGGIRLNPLDPSITTTGQLALLRTIIEVAMGHGLDERSGFALKVAHAYVTATITERQPVLMDIVEQLRHPKPESAEAMNVDIDDVRAWGLDVALVLDRLVDGDLRGMFDGPTTAGIDLDAPLIVFDLSHIDRNSIAMPILMAIVGVWLEHTWIRPDRKKRIFLVEEAWHIINSPFVAQLFQRLLKFGRRLGLSFVAVVHHLSDVVDGAAAKEAAAILKMASTRTIYAQKTDEARATGRVIGLPRWAVEIIPTLTPGIAVWDVNGNVQVVKHLITEAERPLVFTDRAMTEGSAADPDDLLPDDLRAAELETEQRAARIENQQRLNESSRSTVA